In Pristis pectinata isolate sPriPec2 chromosome 7, sPriPec2.1.pri, whole genome shotgun sequence, the sequence CGGCgtgaaaaaaatttctcctcaggtccccttaaaattttcccctctcaccttaaatctatgctctctagtttcagactcccctaccctgggaaaaaaaagactgtaccATTCACCTTGActttgctcctcatgattttatatacttccataaggtcacccctcagcctcccctacattccagggaaaaaaaacttcagcctttccagcctctccttataactcaagctctcagtgacatctttgtgaatcttttttgcaccctttccagcttaatgacatccttcctatagctgggcaaccaaactgcacacaatactcaaagtgtggtttcaccaatgtcttgtacagctttaGTGCCGGATTGATCAAGTAACCatgtaataaaaataatttgcatttacacGGGATATGTTATGAATTGCTATAATAGTTTACAGATATTTTTTAAAGAGTTTATTCTTGCAATTTGCAGCCCAGTGGCAGAGTATTGTCAATAGTGAGGAACAAAGTTCTAGGCTGCAGGAAGACGTTAATGGACTGTTTAGTTGGATAGAAAAGTGGCATTGGAAATCAGTAGATAGAAATGTGGGGTAATGTATTTGGAGAAGGCAAAAGGTACCACTCCATGTGGCGGACGTTTATCCACATCAATTATTTTTAaggtgtagttactgttgtagtTTTAGAAAACATTTAGTAAAAGCctttctttaaaatgttgctttgtGTTTGAATGTTAATTTCTTTACCCCGGTGatatgttttgaaattaaatttaGGCTGGCTTCCTTGTTGCCAGATGTACTGTATGGGAGGTCTCTGGATCAATCTGTGTTCTGTATGCAGTTAGCTTATCTCAACTGAGCTGGAAGTGGGATTGCTCATTGGGAGAAAATCAGTCCTCCTGAATATTGTCCAGTGACCTGCACTAGCAAGTGGCCTCAGCCATGATTATCTTCACAGTCGAATAACCTTTTTAAATGATAATTGTCTGAGGCACATTTAAAGATTAGGTGAGATACAAGATGATGACCTGAACCCAGGACATTGCAACCCATTCTCACTCAGTATCCCCaggagaggaaaggaaggaagcaTCCAAATAGAAATTCAAAGAAGTAACTTCCCTAGGTGTACTTGGCGAAAATATATCTTATTTAACATTCTTCATTTCACGTTGGGAAACAatgttcaaactgaaatgttttatttctacTTGTATTATGCATGCTAATTTGAGTTTTTCCTCCCTGATTGATTACCCCATGGAGTCAACAATAGGAACCTCAAATTCTCATGCTATTTCCATTTCACCAGCAGGCACTGTGATGTTTTAAACTCTGGATCTGGAAGTAGCCTGTAAAGTAAGACCACTGGCTGGGTGAAAATCATTGCCAACAAATGGTTGCAATTATTCATTTAAAAGTGTGAAGGCTTTAAATAGGGAATACTTGCCTGTATTTTGTCTTCCTCTTTAAGTATGAATGAGGGGAAGCCTGGAGGGACTTTCCTTTCATTAAGTCCAGCCTCTTCACTGAATGTGATCACTGAAAAGTCAGGCAGTCCCCAAGCCTGGGTCACAGGGGATAGATCGAGAGGAGACTCATGCTCATTCATTCTCTGATTATGTACAGCAATTtaccatttgaaaaaaaaagtgctcAGAATAATAAGGAAAAATCTGTCTATTGAATCATGTTTCTGAAATGTACTAATCTCTAAAGCAGCAGAGACCTGTTGTTGCCAGGCAACAAATAAGCATAGAATATAGACAATTTAGTGTTAGAAGTTTCCAGCCAGTTTTGCTTGCCAGCCTCTTGTTAGATCTTACTGAGCAGTACTTCAAAACTTAGAGGAAAATCAGATCACTTTTCCCTCTCTGGGTGAGGTTTCTACAAATGTAacatttgttctctctctctctctcttccttgtaGGTGTGTTCATTACAGATAATGACAGAATTGTGGGCAGACCTTGAAACGTCCTCTAGTGAAATATAACGTCATGTGCTGGCCTGCACACTGATAAAGAGACAAATCTACTGAAACtagggatcagaggaagaatcAACCAGTCAGCACCAAATCGTAAGACGATCCAGTTGGTCTATGAACACAGCTGAAGAAATTTGTGGCATTTGATTTCATTCTGTTGAAGTAAGGATTTAAGTAAGGATTTACTTTGTCACTGACGTCTCAACTTAAAGAGTATTGCAGGACATTCAGTTCCGGTTGGGTTTTTATTAGCTTAGACATACTTCCTCAGAGATTTTTCGGTGCAGAAGGGCCTGGCACCCGTTGGATTAAATCATGTGTCATGTGATTGTTACCTGTCGCTCAATGCTGTGGACCCTGCTAAGTATTGTGGTGGCCTTTGCTGAACTGATTGCCTTCATGAGTGCAGACTGGCTGGTGGGCAGGCCAAGGGCGAATGGTACCCCTGCTCCAGCAAACCGCTCCAGCACTTTGAATGATCCTTACCACCCAACCCTGGGCATATACAACCGCTGCGTCAAGCTGCCGCACTTGGTCAACTTAAAGCGAGGGAGTCTGTGCGGCCCGTATGCCGAAAGCTTTAATGAAATTGCCAGTGGATTCTGGCAAGCAACGGCTATTTTCCTGGCGATGGGGATTCTCATTCTGTGCGCCGTGGCTTTTGTGTCCGGTCTTTACCATGTGTGTGCAGAGTTTCCTGAAGAAAAGCATTTTTAACATTTGTGGATTACTACAGGGAATTGCAGGTAAGTTTGCCTTCATAGGGGTTAGTCACTAAACCACCATAGACAACTTAGGAATTCTTTATTTTTCAGGAAGGataaatttggaaatgtatttttaaattctgCTATTGCCCATCTTGATATTAACTCTGCTGTCACTTAATCAAAGCAATTGCTATAAGTTGATAACAGATGTTCATGTGTAAACTAACTTAGAAGTGAATTACTACCAGATTTCTTGTATCCAGGACTACCTTCAAGTGATTTGTAGGTCTTGCTGAAGTTTGCACTAAGTATTACTACACAGGCTGTCAAGATTTCCAAAacacatgcattttttttcaagagcAGCACTCCACTGACAACCTGACCTCTTATACAATGTGCATTGTTCATGGTTCCTTCCTTGAAGATAAAATAACTTTGACACAGAGTCTCtaatgtatttccagcatgtcaTGCCTTCTGCCTGGTGATTCAATAGACTGCAGTGCTTGCTATAGTTTTCTTTTTTCACCACACTGAGGAAGCTAATTAAGTCTTAAAAACTATGATGTAGATTTGATTTGAAataatttgatttgatttttacATTTTTGCTGAGTCTAACTAGCACACAACACCCATGCACACATTTGAAAGCTGGTTAGTAAGTTATCATGAGCTGGGGATGGTTCCATTTCATGTAAGATGACCTCAAGGTGAGGATAGAGAAACAATATCAATACATTCTTCCTTGTGTTCCAGCACAAGATGCACTTGCCCTGCTCCACTGATACAACATGTACTCCCCTTCTCCATCAGTACAGTGTGCATTTGCCCCGCTCTTTAGCATTATAGGCAGACTTATAAAAATTGCACTTGTTTTATCTGGAGCcacttttgtaataaaatatgcTAAGTTGTTAATTATTAAACTGCTCTTTGAATTGTTCAGAGTTCAGCTTTTCAGTTGGTTAATTCAGAGCCAAGTGTAGGACTGAGCTGTGCAGATCAGAAGGTACCAAGATAGCTATAAGAACATGAGCATAACTCGTGCTCATGAACATTACTCTGAGCCACCTTGTTCAGCAGACTGTTTATGGCCTCAGTATATCAGAGCTAGATCTACTCCACACCTTGAGTTTGCTTATCAGCTCTTGCCACAGGTAATATGAACTCTGTCTAAATCCCCCTTCCTGAATCAATTGTAGCATTTCCCTCCCTCGCCACCCCAGCTCAATCACCACACCATACTAGCTGAGAGCATGTGCGCCACATACCTGAATGAGAACATGGATTTTGCTTAGACTCTTGTGCTTTAGTTTATAAGCAAATAGATTCTCAGATCACAGGTGGGTGTGGTGGGAGCAAGGTTGTTGATCGAGCGCTCCAGCAGAGggaagagaagtggcagggaGAAGGTAGTGTTACAACAAGTTATCTGGCAGTGGTATTGAGGATGATGAATGATTTTGTCCAGAACACAAATAATGCATTTCATAAACCAAATGGATTAACTCTTTCATTGCCAGAACAAACTATCTATACCATGTAATTAAATTATatgatgggcaagttttttttatgcagagagcgataggtgcctggaatgggttactgggggtagcggtggaagcaggcagtttggtggagtttaagaggtttttaggtagacacatgaatatgaagggaatggagggatatggatgatacacaggaaggggacatttagtataaattggcatcaagattggcacaacaaagtgggctgaatggcctgtctagtgctgtactgttttatgttcttaaattATGATATGACACTTGGTTGATTTgttaccatccttttcctgttcCTCATGCTAAGGAAGTCTATTTCAATTGGTTAAAATCTTTGGTCAATGCTGTGTCTGAGTTGCCATGTCCATTTACAAGGGTcatgggtgaatggcaaggtgaaATGATTGAATGTGGTGTGTCCTTAAAAACACATACCAAGTTGTAATAGTAAGCTACACAGCTTATAGGCAAAATGTGGTTACAATTGCAGTCATTAGAATAGATCAGGTGCTAATCTGACTTTTGAGGATACTTGGGAAGTTTTACCCTAGCATTTTAATTACAGATGTGAAATAACACTGCTGCTGTTTGTAGAGAGCAGAATGCTACGAAATGCATTTATATTAGTTGGAAACATGGTGGTATTTCTCTTTTGTGTCAGTAAGCAAACTAAAATGATGATGGAGCCATAGTTTGATCGTCCTCGGACTCTTCAACATACTCAGTACTGACAGATGGCCAGAATTACACACTGAAGGGAAAAAAGGTTACTGTAAGAAGTAGTTTTAAAATGTATGACTAGTAACTCACATATTGCTTGTTTTGCAACATTATACAATTGGGAAAAAACACCCACATTTTTGGTGTGTAATGCAATAACAATTTCCAGGTCACATCGTGTCACTCCAGAAATTCGACTCTGAGGCTTGAGTCAATGTTACACAACTGACACAATTTCCGCTTCAGGGCGTGAGGTAACAGAGTTCCCTGTTCAAGGCTCCTTTTAGAGCTCTACAGGAGAATATAAGCCATGTTGTCCCAGGATCAACCATCATCAGTGACTCCTGGGACAATCTGGTTTTACCAGCAACACAGGACTGGATACCTGCCATATCAATGTATTAATTATCTTCAtacaatcccattctccagcatGCAACCCTGATCCCTGCACTTGTCCAAGCAGCAGACCACAACAACCTAATCTGAAAACCTACAATCCTGTCCCATAATCAATCTCCATGCAGAATCACCACCTTTTTAGAGGAAAGTTTAGGCTATTAAATTGCAACTTTCAGCTTGGAAGTTAGTATTGATGATTGACATGgagaaggtgggctgaagggcctgtttgtttGTTGTATGATTGTATGAAAATGCCATGTACTATTGATAAGCAGTGTGTTGAAATTGGCACAGGGCTGTTTTCAGAATGATCTTGaacattgtaaattggtttattgttttcacatgtaccaaggtacagtaaaaaaaacttttctttcataccattcatacaaattacttcattacacaatgcattgaggtagtataaagtaaaacaattacagaatgcagaacaaagtgtcacagttatagagagagtgcagtgcaggtagacaataaggtgcaagggcaggcatggtagtgtagtggttagcataacgctattacagcgccagcgacctgggttcaattctggccgctgtctgtaagaagtttttatgttctccctgtgtctgcaatgggtttcctctgggtgctccggtttcctcccacattccacagatgtatgggttaggaagttgtgggcatgctatgttggcgccggaagcgtggcgacacttgcaggctgtcccccagaacattccacacaaaggtgcattttcgatgtacgtgtgactaataaagagatctgatcttataacaaggtagattgtgaggtcaagagtctgtcttatcgtactagcaaaccattcaattgtcttataacagcaggatagaagctgttcttgagactaaggtatatgctttcaggcttttgtatcttctgcccaattggagggaggagaagaatgtatgtctggggtgggtgggatctttgattgtgGCAATATAGGTATAGAGctattttctttctcattgatCTTTGGCAATTTCATAATTGGTTCTAACATCTGCCTTTTTATAATACAAAAATATATATGTATGTAAGAACACTGTTCATTTCAGTCTCCTGAGCAGAATGAACTTTTCATGTTAAATTATTCAGGACCAATTTCTAATAACTGAATGATCAATGAAAAATATGTGTTTCGTCAAGTTTTCCTCCTGATAGTCTAATTTCATAAACAGCTTGCTTAAAGTTCCTTAAAAGAAAATTTTCCCTTGGATCATAACCATACCGTGCCACATAAGCGACTGTACAAAGGAAATAACCAAGTATGGGTCAAAGCTCAAGATCCGCATTTCATCGTAGATCCTCCAGTTTTCCACACACGAACCGACTCCATGGTAACCGACGTCCCACACTTGGTTCTATGACTCATTGTATAAATATCGACTAAGTCCATGTGTTTGTTCACTTATTTTCcttaataaaattttaaaacatattaaaacattttcttttgaacTCTAGTCACATGCCCATTTTTTTTGAGTCTGTGGATTAATAGCTTGTGTAAATGCCACATGCAGACCTGTGGTGAACCCCAAGAAGTGACCAAGCATGGTGAACAAATACACCCTGGAgttttagaagaacgagaggtgatcacaagattctgagagagattgacagggcagatgtggagATTGTAAAACAAGGGATTGTTGTAGTGAGGAAGCACATCTTTGTTCctgagggttgtaaatctttggaattctaaacGTGTGGATGCTGAGATTGCTGAGATAATGGAGAATCTGataagaaaatcagccatgatcgtactgattgacagaacaggcttgaatgGGAGTAGTTCctatttcctgtttctattttattGTGTGCTTTGAGCTCTGTTTCAAACCTTTAATGTTCcctcaggattttttttattcactcatgGGTCCTGGATGCTGCTAGCCAGGGcagcatttatttttcatctCTAACTGGCCTCTGAAGTGAGTGGCTTAATAAACCATTTCACAGTGTAGTTAAAAGTCAACCCCGTTGGTGATTCGGAAGTTGTACATAGGCCAGAATGGGTAAGGAGCGATGATTTCCTTCACTGACCTTTGTGAACCAGGAGTTTTAATCAATGATTCAATAGATTCACCATTTCAGATACTGGCTTgttattgcagatttatttaatgactccCAGTTGTCGTGGAGGAATTCAAACTAGTGTCTCAGATCAATAGTCGGGCCTCTGGCTGGCAGTCCAGTAATTTATCTGCTATTCTGTCATACCCTCCCTTACTGCTGAGATACCGCAATTGTTCAAACAgagagagcatagaacactacagcacagtacaggcccttcggcccaca encodes:
- the lhfpl2b gene encoding LOW QUALITY PROTEIN: LHFPL tetraspan subfamily member 2b (The sequence of the model RefSeq protein was modified relative to this genomic sequence to represent the inferred CDS: deleted 1 base in 1 codon) codes for the protein MCHVIVTCRSMLWTLLSIVVAFAELIAFMSADWLVGRPRANGTPAPANRSSTLNDPYHPTLGIYNRCVKLPHLVNLKRGSLCGPYAESFNEIASGFWQATAIFLAMGILILCAVAFVSVFTMCVQSFLKKSIFNICGLLQGIAGLFLILGLILHPAGWGSQKVVDYCGPDVSPYQLGACSLGWAFYTAVGGTVLTFLCAVLSAQAEIATSSDKVQEEIEEGKNLICLL